In Vicia villosa cultivar HV-30 ecotype Madison, WI unplaced genomic scaffold, Vvil1.0 ctg.000055F_1_1_2_unsc, whole genome shotgun sequence, the sequence ACATCGGTTTATTTTATTGAAATGTATTTATGCATCACCCAAAGGTGAATTTGGATACATGTTTAAAGATAATTAGTTTGAATCCATAAagtttatttaaatcattaacaTATGAGCATGTTTTAAATGTTTGCAGTTGCTACTAATATGTTTGCTTTGGGCAATGCAATAACAAAGTTCAATGGACTAAACTATGCTGATTGGTCTAAAAAGATTCAGTTTTAACTCTGTATTATGGACTTGGACATGGCGTTGATAATGAATGAAAAGCCTACGGCCATTACGGATCGGAGGATAATACCGAAGATGAAAGGTCTCTTTTTGAGGCTTGGAAAAGGTCCAACATGTTGTCTTTGAACTAGATGAGAGTGACAATGACTGAAAATGTTAAGCCATGTATACCCAACACTGAAAACGCAAGGAAATTTATGAAAATTGTGAAAGAGTATTCAAATTATGAAATTACTGAACAAATCTGTTGTGGGAAATTTGATGAATGAGTTGACGACTAAAAAGTTTGAATGGTTTCAACCCATTCATGATCATGTGACTCAAATGGGAAATATGGCAGCAAAATGGAAGTCCTTAGGTATGGATGTGAATGAATATTTTCTTGTACAGTTTATAATTAACTCGCTTCCTTTTTAGTTTGGACAGTTCCAGGTAAATTACAACACCATCAAAGAAAAATGGAACTTTCAAGAAATTAAGGCCATGTGTGTTCAAGAAGAAGTGAGGCTAAAGAAGATGAAAGATCATTTTATTCATCTCACAACTCATGATGGAGCCATATGCAGTAAGGTCAAGCCCGACAAGAAGGGCAAAACTACTTTAATGGTTGATGAGGGCGGAGTCCAAAAGGAAAAGAAGTACTATTTCTGTAAGGAGAACAAACACTTCAAGAAGGATTGTTCTAAAAGGAATACGTGGTTAAAAAAAAAGGTATGTTTTATGTTgccataaatttcaaatcaaatcttaTTGAAGTACCAAATAATACTTTATGGCTTGATTCGAGTGCGACTACTCATGTGTCACATATTATGCAGGGATTTCTTTCGATCCAAACAATAAAAGGAAGTGAAAAGTTTCTTTATATGGGAAACATAATGAAGGCATAAATAGAGGGAATTGAGACATATAGATTTGTATTGGATATTGGATATCATATAGATATGAAAAGTTGTCTTTATGTACCTGAGTGTGCCAGGAATTTAGTTTCTGTTACAAAGTCACATGGAATTGAGTACTTATCAACGAAAGAAGAAGTGCAGAAACAAAATGTGTCATTTAAACATATTGGTACAAATTTAATGATAGCGGATCCATTAACTAAAGGTTTACcaccaaacactactaaaaatattACATTTGGTTAAAAAAATTTACATCAGGTATAAAGATAATTGATGTGAAAAATATATGTCAAAGAATTTTACATCAGGTTTTATAATAAATTgatgtgaaaaaaaatttaattttagagattttacatcagacatttaaTGGAcatgaagggaaaaataaaacaaaaataaaaaaccaatacACGGTGGCATAACcgtaaataagctgaaattattTTATAAAGCCTTTCCCATCGGGTGCTAAACGGCCTGATGGGAAATATATGGTTTACTGGGCTTTTACATCAGGTGCTGAACGGCCCGATgggaaaaattaaacaaaaataaaatcgtaaataagctgaaattattTTATAAAGCCTATTACATCAAGTGCTAAATGGCCCGATGGGAAAAGTAGCGCATAATGGGCTATTACTTCAGCCCATATATTACCCGATGGGAAAAGTCTCTCCCACTATTTCACTAAACCCTAACCTCACAAAACATTTcccaaatctttttttttctttcaccgCGAGAGCTCCTCCCACCGCGACACCGCCTCCCACCGTTCGTTCTCCCACCGTGACACCGCCTCCCACTGTTCGTTCTCCCATCTCCCACCGTGACACCTGACGGAGGCAAGAGCCGCGCACCTGACGGAGGCAAGAGCTATTCGTTTCGCCGGCGGCAACGAGCGAGGCGGACACCTGCTGTACGTTTCGCGGCACCAACAACACAGCCACCGCACCATTTTCAGGTGAAGAATCAGGTACGTTATTGGAACTGCACTTCCCTAAGTTCTGTTACTCTATTTCTCGTGTTAGAATGGTCCTCCTGTTTGCTTTTATTCTACTGCGTGTGTGTTATGTAATTATGTAATGTGTTACgtaatttcaaaaaatttatgtGAATAAACTCCCCCGTTTGTAgtagtttttaaatttaatatactcATATTGCAAAAATACACCACTTCTATTTCCAAATTGTTGTGGTTAGTTGGATACAATCAATAGTTTAGTTAACTAACAGTCAATAGTTTATTCCCTGATGCCTGATGGATTTGGTGACTCAAAACTACATCTAATCCAAATAACAACTGCCTAGGGAAGAAGGGACGTAGCTTATGTATTGAAGGTGACTTTGTTGACAACGTTAGACAGCTAATAAGGAAAGCTTTTGGAACAAAAGTCtttgttttataatttaaatgttaTAACATGTCCTTTGTCAATGACTAATAGTATAACATGTAAAGTGAGCACTGTATATAAGGTTTACTTCAAGACATCAAGAAATTGGAACAGGTTGCTAGATTGTGTTTATAATACTTAACATTGAGTCATGTTGTAGTAGAAGGAAATTAAACTATAGAGATCTAAAAAAAGAATGGGATAAAAacaagagagagatagagaatcAAGAGGTAcgcattaaaaaaaaagttttattaaaaaacaagaaaattagAACTAAAAACAACGtaagttaaaaataaattaaataaattagaaCAAATATAAGTGTGCGAATTACATAGATATggctttaaaaataaattaaataacaattaTCATTCTGCCAAAACTTCATtccaattttttatataataagacTGTTGAGTATTATTCTAGAAAAAGAACTATATAGTTAACATCATTATAGTAATTAGAGTAAGAATACCATCATTGTTTATATTACAAAGGGTTTCCTGGCTTATGCGTTAATCTACAATTTGTTACAATTTGCATCCTATAAGTTGTTATATTTAgtatttattatatgaatttgtTATTTATGCATTAATTTCGGAACATAgatatggatcgtagttggatgagagCTAATCGATTAAGTGATGAGTACGAACATGGAGTGATGGAATTTCTAGAGTTTGCTGAAAGTAATGCTAAAAAAGATCTCCCTCCTCCTAAAAGTAATGCTGAAGATAGTCAGCCTACGCTTTTTCTCTGTCCATGTGTTCGTTGTGCAAATAGAGAACCAAAGCTTAGTAAGAAAGAAATCATGGATCATCTAATTTGTCAAGGGATTTGTCAAAGTTATACACAATGGATATGGCACGGTGAAGTGGTAGCAAATTCAAATGTGTCCCAAAAAGATAATGTTAGTGTAAAATGGATGATCATCTGGAAAACATGATGTGTGATATTGGACAAGATTCGTTTAAGAGGGCACATGCGTATGATAGCTTATGCAATGACAAGGATACACCTTTGTACCCGGGATGCACAAATTTTACACGTTTGTCAGCcgtgttaaaattgtttaatctaAAGGCAATTAACGGGTGGACTGACAAAAGTTTTACCGAATTACTTGAACTGTTGACACAAATGCTTCCAGAAGGTAACGTACTGCCAAGTCGTTATTACGAGGCTAAGAAAATACTGTGTCCGATGGGTTTGGAGTatgaaaagatacatgcatgtcctaatgattgcatattatacagaAAAGAGTATGTAAACTATAACCATTGTCCAAAGTGCAAGGCGTCACGCTACAAAAAGAGACATGGTGAATCTAGTGATTATGAGGAGGTCAAAAAGGGTCCTCCTGCGAAAGTGGTATGGTACCTACCAATAATTTCAAGGTTTAAGAGATTATTCGCTAATGCAAACGACGCAAAGAATCTTAGGTGGCATGcagaagaaagaaaatgtgatGGACAAATCCGCCATGTAGCTGATTCTTTGCAATCGAAGAAAATTGATTATTTGTTTCCAAATTTTGGCAAAGAGTCGAGAAACCTTAGACTTGGACTtgctactgatggaatgaatccGTTTGGTAATCTAAATACTAACCATTCTTCTTGGCCTGTTCTTCTGATGATTTACAACCTATCTCCTAGGCTGTCCATGAAGCGTAAATATATTATGTTATCCATGATGATTTCGGGCCCAAAACAACCAGGAAATgacatagatgtttatctaagTCCACTGATCGATGATTTAAAAGTGTTGTGGGAGGAAGGGGTGGATGTTTTCGATGCGCATTCTGGTGAACAGTTCAATATGCGTGCCATGTTGTTTTGCACCATCAACGATTTTCCGGCATATGGCAATTTGTCTGGGTATAAAGTTAAAGGGCATAAAGCGTGTCCTATATGTGAAAAAGACACATGTTACCATCAGCTTGAAAAAGGAAAGAAGACTATTTATCTCGGGCATCGAAAATTTCTAAATCGTTATCATCCATATCGTAGATTGCGGAAAGCTTTCAATGGGGAACAAGAGCATGGTGTTGCTCCAAAGCCCTTAACTGGAGAGGAAGTTTATCAACGACAACAGGACATTACTGCTGTCTTTGGAAAGTACCAAAAGCGACCCATTGtgaaaaatatatggaaaaagaGGTCGGTTTTCTTCgatcttccatattggtctaGTCTTGAGGTAAGACATTGTATTGATGTGATGCACGTGGAGAAAAATGTATGTGATAGTGTAATCGGAACACTTCTCAacattcaaggcaagacaaaggaTGGTATTAATACTCGTCTAGATTTGGGCGTGATGGGTATACGAGAAGAGCTAACTCCACAATATATAGGTACCAACTATTTGTTCAAATTAAGCTATCCTTACCTTTTGATATTAAAATAGCATGTTCATAACTTTACTTGTTGAAAttcttgatgataacattatgtaggtAACAAGACGTATCTGCCTCCTGCCTGCTACActttgtcgaaaaaaaagaaaacaagttTTTGTGAGTGTTTAGAAAGTATCAAAGTGCCGCATGGTTACTCATCAAATGTCAAGAGGCTTGTatcggttaaagatctcaaattagttggcttaaaatctcatgacTGTCATGTCTTAATGCAACAACTACTACCAGTGGCTATTCGTGGGATATTGCCTAACAATGTTAGGAAGACTATAACTAGGTTGTGCCTGTTTTTCAATGCAATTTGTTGCAAAGCCATTGATCCATTAAAGTTAGAAGATTTGGAAAATGAGGCTGCAGTTATCTTGTGCCAATTAGAGATGTTTTTTCCTCCttcattttttgacattatggttcacttgATTGTTCCTCTAGTAAGGGAGATTAGATTATGTGGTCCAATTTTTTTACGGTGGATGTATCCAATAGAGCGATACATGAAGATCCTAAAAGGGTATACCAAGAACCCACACCGTCCGGAAGCATCGATTATTGAGAGGTACATTGCAGAAGAAGCAATTGAGTTTTGTTCTAATTATTTGTCGAAAGTGAATGCTATAGGGGTTCCCAAGTCTCGTCATGATGGAAGATGTGAGGGTGTGGGTACACAAGGTTTAAAGATCAAGATCTTAAGTATTGATGTGGTTGTTCAAGCgcatttgtatatattgaataacaCGGATGAAGTTCAACCTTACTTATCTGCTCACAAAAGCATCATAAAGAAAAAGTACCCCAAGATGAGTGAAAGAGGGTTGTTAAAAGAGCATAATAAGAGTTTCTCTGAGTGGTTTAAAGAAAAAATTGCTGGTGATGATAGTGCTTCAAAAACAATTAAGTGGTTGTCCTATGAGCCTAAATGTAACATATTAACTTGGAGTGGATACGATATTAATAAAACTTCCTTTTATACAAAGGCAAAGGATGACCGTAGTACCACgcaaaatagtggggttatgaTTGTGGCCGAGTCCATGCACTTCTCTAGTGCTAAAGATAAAAACCCGGTTATGGCATCTACGCCTTACTTTGGGGTGATTGAAGAGATTTgggaagttgattatgttgtgttTAAAGTTCCTGTATTTAAATGCAAATGGGTTGATATCAATAGTGGTGTAAGAAttgatgaatttggagttacactGGTTGATCTTAGCAAGTTAGCTTATGCGGACGAACCTTTCATCATGGCATctcaagcaaaacaagttttttatgtcaCAGATCCTTCTAATAAAAGGTGGTCAGTTGTTCTACAAGGAAAGGTGCATGATAGTGATGAAAATCAAGATGCGAATCTTGATATTTCAGAAACTCCTCCTTTCTCAACAAATGTGCCTACCTTCATTGAAGAAGATGTAGAGGATGATGTGCATGCTATTCGCATAGATCATGAAGAAGGGATATGGGAGAACTAGTAAGGTGTTTTATAAGTTATTTTGTGCCTAATTTTATGTGTCATCATTTTTATCTTGTGCTTAATTTTATgtctaattgtttttatcttgtgtttaatttgatttctaattatttttattttgtttaaacagATACATGGCTGATTCAACCGACAAGTCCTCTTCAACTGGTAGTCCTAATAAAAAAAGAGTTAGAGGTCCAACTATGATGAAAAAAATTGACAAAGTTCATCAATTGGGTGAAAAGCTACAGGTCGAGTTTGATCAAAGAACCTATGAATGTACTGGTGTTGGTAAAAATGCTGCAACTTTTAAGAGTTATATAGCATCTCTTGCTCGGCAGAGATGTTGTATTTTGAAAGATGAGTGGAAAGACATAGATAATGGGATAAAAGACGCTATATGGGTTGATGTTCAGGTATTTTAAATTCAacactttattatattttatagtcACGTATATACTAACAACATATGCCATATATTGCATGTGTAGGCTCATTTCACTATTCCAGATTGGTGTGTTAAAGACAAGGATGGTAAAATCAAGGATCCGTTGAAGAAGGAATGGATTAAATATGCGGGAGAGAGATGGAGAGGTTTTAAGACATAACTCACAGACGAATATGTTAATAATCCCAAAAACGATCTCGCTCCTGCAAATGTCAGGTATCCATATATTAACAAAGAAGTATGGGAAGAGTTTCTGAAGTCTCGAGATACCCCTGAAT encodes:
- the LOC131623185 gene encoding uncharacterized protein LOC131623185, with the protein product MMCDIGQDSFKRAHAYDSLCNDKDTPLYPGCTNFTRLSAVLKLFNLKAINGWTDKSFTELLELLTQMLPEGNVLPSRYYEAKKILCPMGLEYEKIHACPNDCILYRKEYVNYNHCPKCKASRYKKRHGESSDYEEVKKGPPAKVVWYLPIISRFKRLFANANDAKNLRWHAEERKCDGQIRHVADSLQSKKIDYLFPNFGKESRNLRLGLATDGMNPFGNLNTNHSSWPVLLMIYNLSPRLSMKRKYIMLSMMISGPKQPGNDIDVYLSPLIDDLKVLWEEGVDVFDAHSGEQFNMRAMLFCTINDFPAYGNLSGYKVKGHKACPICEKDTCYHQLEKGKKTIYLGHRKFLNRYHPYRRLRKAFNGEQEHGVAPKPLTGEEVYQRQQDITAVFGKYQKRPIVKNIWKKRSVFFDLPYWSSLEVRHCIDVMHVEKNVCDSVIGTLLNIQGKTKDGINTRLDLGVMGIREELTPQYIGNKTYLPPACYTLSKKKKTSFCECLESIKVPHGYSSNVKRLVSVKDLKLVGLKSHDCHVLMQQLLPVAIRGILPNNVRKTITRLCLFFNAICCKAIDPLKLEDLENEAAVILCQLEMFFPPSFFDIMVHLIVPLVREIRLCGPIFLRWMYPIERYMKILKGYTKNPHRPEASIIERYIAEEAIEFCSNYLSKVNAIGVPKSRHDGRCEGVGTQGLKIKILSIDVVVQAHLYILNNTDEVQPYLSAHKSIIKKKYPKMSERGLLKEHNKSFSEWFKEKIAGDDSASKTIKWLSYEPKCNILTWSGYDINKTSFYTKAKDDRSTTQNSGVMIVAESMHFSSAKDKNPVMASTPYFGVIEEIWEVDYVVFKVPVFKCKWVDINSGVRIDEFGVTLVDLSKLAYADEPFIMASQAKQVFYVTDPSNKRWSVVLQGKVHDSDENQDANLDISETPPFSTNVPTFIEEDVEDDVHAIRIDHEEGIWEN